In a genomic window of Pedobacter sp. KBS0701:
- a CDS encoding solute:sodium symporter family transporter, with amino-acid sequence MGTTAIISFILFTVLAATISYFKTRKTQRSTITGFFFANRTNGFIIIGASLFFSNISANQFIGENESVYINNMSVISWGISSIFAMIIVSEFFIPIYFKTGIRTIPDFLEKRYDKQTKTLVSVIFLFSYIINLLPSVLYGGAVAFSNLIDLSGFHLSYWESIWVFVWIMGLIGSVYTILGGFKAITISDTVLSAGMLILIIALPYYGLRYLGQGDFFSGLSTVMSTKKEHLNSIGRSNDAVPFSTLFTGMLIVNLYYWGMEQYIIQQVLAAKSLEEGQKGIALTCFAKLLCPLLINIPGLIAVHLYPVLTNTNQVFPLLIKDVLPPLLMGLSACVLFGAAITTFNAGLNSSSTLFLLNLYKPFMEKKGKVLSDKRLLRTGRLFQISVSLFAMVFAPFIIFSKHGFYEYLQKISAIFSLPIFTIIFLGFITKKMPPIAAKIGMLFFISCYVMSEWVFSIQLHYLHTLAIIFIITVLLMLSISKLYPKQIPYTLVLDNKIEIIPWQNRHYYHVVLISLMALVFFIFSSYILA; translated from the coding sequence GTGGGAACAACGGCCATCATCAGTTTTATCCTGTTCACGGTTTTGGCCGCGACCATCTCTTATTTCAAAACGAGGAAAACACAAAGATCAACCATTACGGGGTTTTTCTTTGCCAACCGCACCAATGGTTTTATCATTATCGGTGCTTCGCTGTTTTTTAGTAACATTAGCGCCAACCAGTTTATCGGCGAAAACGAATCGGTTTACATCAATAACATGTCGGTAATTAGTTGGGGGATTTCCTCCATTTTTGCTATGATCATCGTTTCTGAGTTTTTTATTCCCATTTATTTTAAAACCGGGATCCGTACCATTCCAGATTTTTTGGAGAAACGTTATGATAAACAGACTAAAACGCTGGTTTCGGTTATTTTTCTGTTTAGTTATATCATTAACCTGCTTCCATCGGTGCTTTATGGTGGTGCCGTTGCTTTTAGTAACCTGATCGATCTTTCCGGTTTTCACCTTTCTTATTGGGAAAGCATTTGGGTTTTTGTATGGATTATGGGCCTGATTGGTTCGGTTTATACCATTTTGGGTGGATTTAAGGCCATTACCATTTCTGATACCGTATTGAGTGCCGGTATGCTGATCCTCATTATCGCCCTGCCATATTATGGCTTGCGTTATCTGGGTCAGGGCGATTTTTTCAGCGGACTTTCTACCGTAATGTCCACCAAAAAAGAACACCTCAATTCGATAGGGCGCAGTAATGATGCCGTTCCTTTTTCTACTTTGTTTACCGGTATGCTGATCGTTAACCTTTATTACTGGGGAATGGAACAATACATCATTCAGCAGGTGCTGGCGGCCAAAAGTTTGGAAGAAGGCCAAAAGGGCATTGCATTAACCTGTTTTGCCAAATTACTTTGTCCATTGCTGATCAATATTCCCGGCTTAATCGCAGTGCACCTTTATCCTGTTTTAACCAATACCAACCAGGTATTTCCGCTGCTTATTAAAGATGTACTGCCGCCACTTTTAATGGGTTTATCGGCTTGTGTACTTTTTGGGGCTGCCATCACCACTTTTAACGCCGGACTTAACAGTTCGAGTACCTTATTTCTCTTAAATTTATATAAACCTTTTATGGAGAAAAAAGGAAAAGTATTGTCTGATAAGCGTTTGTTGAGAACAGGACGGCTCTTCCAGATTTCGGTATCGTTGTTTGCTATGGTGTTTGCGCCTTTCATTATATTTTCGAAGCATGGCTTCTACGAATACCTGCAAAAAATCAGTGCCATTTTTAGTCTCCCCATCTTTACCATTATCTTTTTAGGCTTTATCACCAAAAAAATGCCACCCATTGCCGCTAAAATCGGGATGCTTTTCTTTATTTCCTGTTATGTAATGAGTGAGTGGGTATTTTCTATCCAACTGCACTACCTGCATACATTAGCCATCATCTTTATCATTACTGTTTTATTGATGTTATCCATTTCGAAGCTTTACCCCAAACAAATTCCCTATACTTTGGTGCTGGATAACAAAATTGAAATTATTCCCTGGCAGAATAGACATTATTATCATGTTGTATTGATTTCACTCATGGCACTTGTCTTTTTTATTTTCTCTTCTTATATACTTGCTTAG